Sequence from the Phragmites australis chromosome 6, lpPhrAust1.1, whole genome shotgun sequence genome:
AAATTTCTAAGTTCCAAACGGGCCTAACACTTTAGACCAAGGTTAGGTTTAAAATAGTTTGCACCTTATTTGCATGTTGGGCATGATTCCTGAAATGGCCCCTTCACTCTTGCCATCACTTAGtttttcatataattatttgttcTCGCGAGAGACCTTTGGCCATATttgtttctaaaaatatttaccTGGAGATCAATCTTTTTTGGTATGGAAAATGAAGGTGGCAAAATGATCAAACTTCATATGCAATTGAGCCTACATGATCCATTGGATCGGTTGCGTAAAGAGTTGAGCGTTGAAGTATGTTTGAAGTGGTACATCGAAAGGTGTAGGCAGCACGGGTGGTGGGCTAGTCAAACCCGGTATGACTTGGTTCTTCAAATTTGTTGTGGGATGTAGTATCCACCCTTCTGTTTTTAGACGCATGATCGCAAGAATGATAGCCACGGTGTCGGAAGGGGGTGGCATGGCAAGAGGGCATCAGAGAACAGGAGAGGCTCAGCACGAGCACGCCAGATTGGGCTGTGCGTGACGTGCGGTGGTGCGGGGTTGGCTACTCGAATCCACTTGGCCGGGATTTCATCGCCAGAAACCCAGGGGGCAGGCACAGCGCATCCATCCAGGCCAAACAAGGCACATTCCAGGGAGCACTCCAGCCAGGCTGATCAATTTGCCCCAGAACTTGAGCCAGACAGCCGCTCCCCATGCGTGCGTGTGATGCCCTTTTGTGCCggggagaagaaaaggagagggtGCGCGGTGCATCTAATCTAGAAAGCAGGGGAAATGGTTAAACTCTTGGCTCCAACGACCACAAATCCAAGAGATTAGCATGAAGGGTTGGATATCAAACAAGATAACGCAAGAACGAACTTTGTTCAAGCAATGTAAGTAATATAAGCTTGACAATGTAATCTCAGTTCAACTAAGATTGAGCTGAACCGAGCCGCTCGAGCTCTGCTCGTTAAGCTCAACTGCCCTTGCCTGCTTCGTTTACTATTCGAGCCAAGCTGAAGTCGAGCCTGAATTTCTTGTAACTATACTAGGCCAAGTTACTATTTAGCCCTGAACTTCGGGCGGCTGAAATAAACACTGCATTGCTTCTTGTAAAATTCTGGTGAATGTAACTGACCCTAAAATGTTGAACTGGCTCGAAGCCTCAAAATAGTCAAACATCTACACCTCCCTGCTGGACGTAGCTGTCCTGCCCACGCGACCTAGATTCAGCGGCAAACTGAGATACACTGCTCAGTCCTTCTGAAAACGACATTGAAATGGACCTCATAGGAGATCCATAATGTAAGATCGAAAACGATAATTAGAGATGGGTAAATAGAcgtctcaataatttttttcaaaatagatagTTTTCTCTTATTTTATCACTTCAATACAAGACATAAAAACCACAGCGAAAATAGAAGAATCCAAAAATTCCGAGTTAGATCCGAAAGTTCCGACCTATCAGACATTCTAAATTGAACCGATAGTTCCGTGCTAAATAGAACATCGAtttgaaaattcaaaatacaaACTTGAAAATCCAATCAACGGTGGGTCTCATGATTagaatcgaacactaggtttCACAGCACACAAATTCATGACTCACCTCCACACAAGGTTTGGATCTTGAGAAGAAACACCCAAATATCAAAAAGATAAACACTAGGTGAAGATAGTGTCCAAGTTGATAgataagagagaaagaaatttgataCCCAATTGTATATATTTGTACctaaattttatacctctagcaacgagaagaaccacTCTAACAAGTGAGGAATTTCAGCTCAGGTACGAAAACGAAAATCGCAACTGAAtgatgaaaaacttgcaaacttgcaagggaaccaatagagaaaaacttaAAGGAGGTAAATCATagcatgagaagaaaaataaacttcaatACTTCCAAAGATCAACCCTATTTCCGAcagattataaaaaaatttctctcaaaaactctcacctagtACATcgactaagcactcatctccttcttctaaaaccctaacataaaGTTCTCATAAGGATAACTCAGGggactcaagtggctggttttCATTTCCCACGTAgtcttacccctctatttatatccTAGGTTTATTGACCCCTAAATTTACTAGATTGTTGCTAAAATACTCCTATCTACCACcaatgatattttgatctattttctacTCCATTCATCAAACTATTGTAAcaccttcataacttagcttcacctcaatATAAGATTCATGGTGATGCCAAGTGCACTTCTATCTTTCTCACAGTTTTGAGAACAAACCACGAAActccttgcacgcttctcaaaacgtgactcattGCTATTTGCTTGatctcaagcaagcatcccgatgtcgacacATGTATACCGTCTTACGATTTTGACTGCCGACAAGTCTCTTCTGCTCCCGATCTTTCggaccgtcttgtcacttgcgcCTTATCAATTACGATCTTTACTCATGTAacttttcgcttgactttatcaatacaTCGTTTTTATCTATCTTCtatgctttacttgacctctACACGTATAGTTAGGATCACTCTTACTCCGTCCGATATCCTCAATCGTCCGACACTAAACATCCTGCTTAGCCCGATCGTTCCACCATCGACTGCTAAGTTACATCAATTATCTACATATCATGAGATaagtaaacatattttttcaacTCTAACTCTAATTagttcaaaatcaaaattctcagttAAAATCATATCCCAAGAATAATCATGAATATCAGTTTTTCAACTTGTTTCTCACATAACAAACAATTCTGGCATCTCCATCCATGTGTAAGAAATCGAATAGTAATTTGTGTCTATCTATGACCACCAAACTGATACCAACTGACAGTGACTTTTTGGACACTTGACAAATAATCGCCACAAGTCTCATGCTTCATCTGTATGCTTGTCGTGTGCTACAGAAGTATCAAAGTACTTATCAGCATAGATATTTTCAGGAAACGTAcaaactgatttttttcttttacattACCTACATATCATgagacaaatatatattttttcaacttTAACTCTAGTtagatcaaaatcaaaattctcagttGAAATCATATTCCAAGAAGAATTATGAACACGAGGATACTCGGAAGTTTTGATCCAAACTCGAAAGTTCTGAATACCCAAAAGTTCTGGGTTTACCTCTGGGCAAAGAGctctcggttttggttttcctGTCAATCCGGAAGTTCCAGGTGTAGGTTGAAAGTTCCAGGTTCATGCAACCGAAACTGAACACCGAAAGCTCTAGCGATATAAAAACTCTGAACGTCGGATAATCACCGAAAGTTCCGAGTTCATATCGGAAATTACAGATTCACTAGAATCAGCACATCAAAGTTTAAGCAAAACCgacaatcatcaaaccaaattaatactaatatcaatcacttatcataaacaaaccaaaatatttttcaacttaatttctcacGTAACAAACAACTCTAACATCTCCATCCATGTGGAAGAAATCGAATAGTAATTTGTGTCTAGATGTGACTACACCAAACTGATACCAACTGACAGTGACTTTTGGACACTTGACAAACAATCGCCACAAGATAAGTCTCATGCTTCATCTGTATGCTTGTTGTGTGCTACAGAAATATCAAAGTACTTATCAGCATCGATATTTCCAGGAAACGTACAAactgaattttctttttttttctattacaGAAAATGTGCATGGAACTTTTGTTTTTGTCCAGCCCGAAGTAGCCTTCGCCAGTTGGAGGTCAATTTCCCAGTACGATGCAAGAGTCAAAATGATGCATCATGAAAGCTGCGAAAAGAGGTCAATTTCCAGCAGAAAAATGAAGTTCTAATTATGATATACTCCACTGCATTGCTGTTTAAGAGTCTAGGATTGATTCCTCGCTGTATTAAAGCGAAAGAGGAGcatttcaaaaaagaaagaagaaatacCTTTGATAAGAATGGGGCACCAGAGCCAATGATATTGCACATACATATATCTAGTACTATATGTCTAATATATGAGCATCCTTGATTTGTGTCTAGTGGTATCCAGTATCTACAAGGAGCTGATGAGAGACAAACTAACTAAACCTACAGTATTATGATATATTATGATATATAAGTATATGATTGCGATCTCAGTATCCCTCCCATCTTGTGCAAGTCTTGCCGTAAGGTTGTTCTCCTTGATGCTTATCATCGAAAGCCTACAATCTGTAGTTCTCTTTAGTTCTCTTCTATAGCCATGGCGTACCTCACGCAGGCTTGTGCTGCAGGACACTTTCCATGTAGCTCGAGCCTCATATGGCGAACGATTTTCTGGAACTGGTGTCTCAAAGGGTCCATGAAAGAATCACGATGCAATATCCAGCAGCTTGTCACGAGCTCACACCTGCGGAAGCTTGTGGAAAGAATCCCACAACGACATCTCTTATTCGAGAACCACTTCCCCAGTATGATGCAAGAGTCAAACCAAATATTGCCATGATGACAACAGAACATGCTGCAGGAACTGCCTGACTGCTTCCAAGAAATTGTGTAGCGAGAAGTCCAGCAAGGGTGGAGCTCTGCATCCCAGTACATACTGAAATTGTCCTGCAAACAGGCTCTTCTTGCCTGCAGAACAATGCAAAAGAATTAGAAAAAGGGCATCAGGCACTTAGGAATTAGCAAAAGGCCAAGACAAATATTTAGAATGAATAAAACCGAGATCTCAGGATTTAAGAATTACCTCCATTGTGGCAACTTGGAAATCCAGTAACCCACAACGAATGCAACAATGTGGAAAGCCACTATGGGGAGAAGTAAAAAGAATCCTTCTGAAGAGAGGATCTTGCTCCTATTTATAGCAAGAGGGCTGCCAATACACAAAGAAGTGCACACCATAGCAACAAATGGCATTACTGGTTGTATAACATTCACCACTCCCTTTGCATAAGTATTCAGAAGAAGGCCGAGTGTTACAGGAACAAGAACCACCTGTCAAATGGAAATTTGAAGTGTTACATGATTAAACAAAAGACATGGTATATCATTAATGTATACCGCAAAATGAATAGTTTGATCACCAATCATTTCATTACCTGCAAGATAGATTTCGCCATCGCAATTCCATCAACCGGAACCACTGAACCAATCAACAATCCAGTGAGAACAGGTGTGACAACCACCGAAGATATAGTCGAGCAGCTCGTCAACAAAATGCTCAACGCCACATCCCCTTTGCTGAGGAAGCTGGCATAGCTTGACAGCTGAGCCCCTGAGACGCAGCAAGTAAGCACGAAACCCGCAAAGAATGCCGATGGCATCCTGAATGCCTTTGCGATTAGCACACCCAACAATGGCTTGAGCACGTACTGCGCAGCGTAGCCAATCGATAGTGGCACGGGCCTGAACAATGCAagacaaagaaacaaaaaattgagTTTGAGCAGCTGAAGCCATGAATCTTTTCTGTTCTGTGTTCAGAAACGAACCGCTTGAAGGCGAGAGCGAAGTCGTCGATGGAAAGCTTGATGCCAATGGACAGCATGATGCCGCCAAGCGCAGGCGCGTAGTAGTCCTTGGAGACCCTACCAAACAATCAAAGGCCATGTGTTTGTTTAGTCGTCCAAGACTCCAGCCCAAGAACCTTCTTGAAGCGACCAGGTGGCGTACCAGGAGAAGGTGGCGGGGTTCCcgagcgcggcgacggcggtggcggcgacgacgagcgggAGCAGCGCGGAGAGCGCCTGCGAGGGGTCGCCGGCCGCTGTGGACGGCGCCGCGGTGTCGGCGCGGAAGGAGAGCAGCCACGCGTTGCCCTCCCGGCGTGGCCAGCCGACGCGGCCGAGTCGTGGCAGCGACGGCGCGGAGCAGAAGGTGGCGGGCGCcacccgccgcggccgccgccagaGGAGCGCGCCGAGGGGCGGCTGCGGCGGGGAGAAGCGGGTGGAGGCGTAGGGGCAGGCATGGGGGTGGTAGAGGGGGGCGGCAGGGCCTAAGGCggggtgggaggaggaggcggcggccatgACGGCGACAGCGTGtggggtggaggtggaggtagaGGGAATGGAAGGATTGGACGGCGGGGGAGTGGCGAGGTGAGAAGATAAGAGAGAttcccggggggggggggggtgttaactaacatgtgtttctcgATTTAAAATAGTTTTCTAAGAAATAATATTCCTTTTTTTGGTTTACAGCTAATATTTAGGATATTTTTAGTtcccttttatttatttattttggtcGGGCAGGTGTAATCGTTGGGCGTCGAAGATGGAAATGGGGAGAACCTTCGGAGCATGTGCTCTGCTTTGTTCGCGCGTGGAGTCCACATGTTTCCTTCATGATTTTTGTAGAACCTTCATATATGTTGAATATACTTCTTAATAGTCCAATTTTAATTATTCTAATACTTTAGGATTAGTAAGAAATACATAGTTCCTCGATGTTTAATGAATAAATTTGGCAAAATAGACAAATTCGTCTCTCAACTTTCTCCATAATGCTCATTTTCGTCCCTCAAATGTCAAATTGACCACTTGAATCCTCCAACTGCCTAGGACACACAGGAAAGATTTCCTACTACCAGCTCTTGTCTCTAAGGTCTATCTGCAAAATCACATGAATTGAAAAGaacaagtgaaaaaaaaaagagaccaaTTTTAACACGAATTGATTCCTCGTGGAGTCAATTTCAACGAAAATTTATTCTCAAATCCAAAATCAAACTCAACTAAAAACTACCGTTACCTTCCCTTCCATGCCACCGAAAGCTATTCACTGTGTGCGAGATCTTCCATCTAATTCATCCTCACGAGCTTGGATCCCTTGTCCCCTACTCTTGTCATGCCCTTGCGACATCAAAACCACATGTGCATGGAAAGAGGCAAGAGCACAACTCAATGAAACAGGTGCGAGCTATATAACTTTTTAATGAGGGTACAAAGGAATCTTTGCATGTGTGCAATATAAACATCAAAATCTTGTGTACGATGGTATTTTAGTGTATTTTGTGCGCAATCCCcccacatacatacacatatacacacaagaaaaaaacaaaaaaagacagACAGGCCCTTTTCTTCAGGCCGGCCCGAGCTGGCACAGcctcttcccctcctcctctctcaaCCGGCCTGGCTTGCTGCCCCTTGCCTTATCCCCTCGTCATGCCTGCCCTAAGCACTCGAGGCCACTGTGCTTCTTCCCCCTCTCCCGAAAGCGCCTCCTCTCCGCCCCCGAGCCGCTCGTCctgccttatctcttcctccgTGCTTATCTTGTCCCATAACCACCTCGATCCGTTTTCTCCGCGGTGGAACCTCCCCGTCGCCGGCTATAAAGGCATGAAGGGTGCTCACGGAGAAAGGGAGGCTGAACCCAAGagctagagagaaagagagaagagaggaagagagaaggaggagagagagagagagagagagagagagagagagacctcaATCCCCTCCTCTTCCATCATCGTTTCTTGCTCGCTCAGAGCGCCATGGTGGCCATCGTCGTTGCCAGTGGGTCTCGACAATAGCCgccccttccccttcttctttcTACTACAGGGTCACCGGCCGGCCTTCGGGTCACGTCCGTGCGTAAGCAGGTGTCGTTGGCCGGCCTTCAGGTCGCATTGTGCAATTAGGTTTGGCCGGCCGACCTCCGTGCCATGTCGTGCAAGCAGGTTTTGACTGGCCGACTTTCGTGCCACAATCGTGTAGATGGAGATGCTATGTGATTTGGCCGGCCGACCTCCGTGCCACATCGTGCAAGCAGGTTTTTGCTCTGTGGTGTTGACCGACCGGCCTCATTGTCGTGGCCGTGTGGAGATGGTTATGGGTTTGATGTGATGGCGGATTGTTTCTTGTGTTATGTGATCTGGCCGGTGCCTTGTTGCCATAGTCGTGTGGGGGTGGAAATGTGCCGTGATACCTTtggtcgtgttcttggtttctGCTGATTGGTGGTGATTCCCGACCGGTGTCTCCGTCATGGCCATGGAGTGCGTGTCGCCGTTGTGTGTGCCACTAttggttcttttttttcatttgtgaTGGAGCTTCGGTCGACACTTTTGTCGTGGACAGGGAAGCATGTGCCATACCGTGCTGATTGTTGTTGAATCTCCTTAATCTCTGGTAAAGTTTGGCCAACCCTTGTGCCACGACCGTGAATGTGGTGCCATGCTTTTGATTTGTTGGCCAGTTGCCCGTGTGTTCAGTGGTTATGTTTCGGCCGGTTTTGCACGGTTACCGTGATCCATCGCGTAGGCTAGGAGTCAAAGTGCCGCTGATAAGCTGGTTCGGATTTTGAGTGCCGCCGAGCGCGACTGGCTTGTTGGTCTGGTCTCCACTATGATGGATGTGCATATGTTGGTTGCCCCGCCCCCTCTTTCTTTGTTTGTTGTTATGCATCACCGACTGGGAGTTAGTGCCG
This genomic interval carries:
- the LOC133922138 gene encoding probable sodium/metabolite cotransporter BASS3, chloroplastic codes for the protein MAAASSSHPALGPAAPLYHPHACPYASTRFSPPQPPLGALLWRRPRRVAPATFCSAPSLPRLGRVGWPRREGNAWLLSFRADTAAPSTAAGDPSQALSALLPLVVAATAVAALGNPATFSWVSKDYYAPALGGIMLSIGIKLSIDDFALAFKRPVPLSIGYAAQYVLKPLLGVLIAKAFRMPSAFFAGFVLTCCVSGAQLSSYASFLSKGDVALSILLTSCSTISSVVVTPVLTGLLIGSVVPVDGIAMAKSILQVVLVPVTLGLLLNTYAKGVVNVIQPVMPFVAMVCTSLCIGSPLAINRSKILSSEGFFLLLPIVAFHIVAFVVGYWISKLPQWRQEEPVCRTISVCTGMQSSTLAGLLATQFLGSSQAVPAACSVVIMAIFGLTLASYWGSGSRIRDVVVGFFPQASAGVSS